Below is a window of Lacibacter sp. H407 DNA.
GCCCATCAACGCCACAAATTCATTTTTTTGAATGTCAAGGTCAATGCCTTTTAGCACCGGTAATTCCTGCTTGCCGAGATAATAACTTTTACGGAGTTGTTCGAGGTGAATAACAGATTGCATAATGTTGAATATAGAATTATTTTTTGATCACTTTTGGTACCATAAAGAAGCTGTTGTTTTTGAGTTGTGCATTTTGTAATGCTTCTTCTCTTGAAACAGAACCTTTTACTTCATCGGGCCGAAGCACATTGATCTCTTCTGTTAAATGCATGAGCGGTTCAATGCCTGTTGTGTCGAGTTCCTGCAGCTTTTCAATAAAACCGATCATCTGTTGCAGATCATCCCGCAGCTTGTCTTTTTCATCCGGCTTAATTTCAAGGCGGGCCAGCAAGCTGAGTTTATCAATTAACGCATGGTTTACTTCCATCGGTCAAAAATAAGCAAATTGCGTGGTGATGAATTTATTTTAGATGAACGGACAAGCGGTTATTCCTGCTTTTGAGTTGAGGAATGGATCTGCTTCAACAACTCTAACTGTTGCTGCTGAATTTCAAACAACGTTTTTAATTGTTCTTCGATCACCAGGTCGAATTTTTGGTGAAGACTACGAATCTCCAGTTCAGCTTTCAGGTTGATGAGATAATCGTTTTGAGCCCGTTGCCTGTCTTTTTCTTCCTGCCGGTTTTGGCTCATCATAATAATGGGTGCCTGCAAAGCTGCAATGCAGGATAACACAAGATTCATCAGAATAAAAGGATAAGGGTCAAACGTTTCGCCCGCCGGCAACAAACTGTTTAGCACGATCCAGCTGATCAGTACCACAAAAAACAGAATGATGAACATCCAGCTGCCTCCGAACCGGGCGATTTTATCCGATAAACTTTGTCCGGCTGTAAGATTTTCTTCGGGCGGATGCATCAGGTTGTTGATGATGAGTTCTTCATCTTTCATTGTTTGTTTTACAATACTGTGCAGTTTGCTGAGATGTTCGTTTTCAATCGAGAACAATTGATCATAATCTTTGGTATCCATAAAACGTAATTAAGCAAGTTCAATTTTTACAACAACACGCCATTCAAAAACAGGTATGCCATTGAAAAATAGATCAAGAGCCCTGTTACATCTACTAATGTTGCTACAAAAGGGGTAGAAGAAGTGGCAGGATCTGCTCCGAACTTCTTCAGCAACAATGGTAACATAGAGCCCATTAAAGTGCCCCACAGCACAATACCAATAAGTGAGCAGCCTACCGTTAAACCAATCCGCAGTGAATGATCGCCAAATGTTGTACTGAAAGAGCTCCAGATAAAGATCATAGTCAATGCAATGATGCAAAGTGATGTTCCCAGTAATAAACCGGATGCAATTTCACGCTTCATGATGCGCCACCAATCAGCAATGCTGATTTCACCCAATGCCATGGCTTGTATAATGAGGGTAGATGTTTGCGATCCGCTGTTTCCACCGCTGGAAATAATGAGGGGAATAAATGTCGCAAGTATTACCACTTTCGCAATTTCGTCCTGGTAGCCCTGCATAGCCGAAATAGTGAGCAGCTCTCCAAAAAACAATATGATGAGCCATACCACCCGTTTCTGAAATAATTTGAAGATCGGGATCTCAATATAAGGTTCATCGAGTGCGGCGGTACCTCCCATTTTCTGCATGTCTTCACTAAACTCTTCATTGGCTACCCACAATACGTCATCAATGGTAACAATGCCCAATAGCTTATTGGTATTACTTACCACCGGCAGTGCATCCCGGTTATTCATTTTAAACGCTTCGTTAGCAGTTTCCTGATCGTCAAAAACATTGAGTGCAATGAAGCGTCCATCAATTAGTTCTTCCACCCGTTTATCAGGTGCAGCCAGAATAATATCACGGATGCGGATGTCATCGATCAATTCACCTTTTTCATTAATGATGTACAGAACGTTGATGGTTTCACTGTCTTTCCCATATTTACGGATGGTATCAAATACTTCAACAACAGTATTGTGCGGATAGATATACACATAATCCGGCGTCATCAAACGGCCCATACTGTTTTCAGGATAACCCAGAAGCGACAGGGTGATCTTCCGTTCTTCTGGGTTCAGCAATTTGATTAGCTCACGTACAACACTACTTGGTAATTCTTCGAGGAAGGATGTACGATCATCCGCAGGGAGCTCATTCAACAGCTCGGCTGTTTTGAAAGGCGGCAGTTCTTTAATGATCTGTTTTTGAGTAGGCAGATCAAGGATTTTAAACACACTCACCGCCCTGTGTACGCTCATATTGGCCAGCATCTGGCTTTCATAATCGGGAAATTCGTACACCAGTTCGGCCACATCGCTGATGTTCTGGTTATTGAGGAACTCCTGGATTTCCAATTTATCTTCACGTACCATTAAGGCTTCAAACTGCTCCTTTAATGATACTTCCTGTTCCAGTTCAAGACTCATAATTCAACTGTTTTTTGTAAGATAGATGCTTGATTTCTGCAATTTGGCTAAAGTTAGTTTCTTTGACTGAAAGAGCACTTCTCCATTAAAAACTTCATGATGCGTTTACCTTGTTTATTTATTGCAGAAACAGAACAGAAAGGCCGGGCTGTGTTTACGAATGAGGCATTGGAAGCAGGCACGTTGCTGGAAACAGCACCGGTGATCGTGATGACGGGCGAAGAGCGCAAACTGATCGACCAAACCCGACTGCACGATTATATTTTTGTGTGGGGCGATGATAATGATCAATGTGCGATGGCGCTTGGCTGGATTTCGGTGTACAACCATTCTTACCAGAGCAATGCAGAGTATTACATGGATTTTGAAACTGAGCAGATGTTTGTAAAAACCGTTTGGCCCATTGCAGCAGGTGAAGAGGTGACGATCAATTACAACGGAACCTGGAACGATGAAACAAAAGTTTGGTTTGATGTAGTAGGCTGAAATGCGCTGCTGTCGTAGATTTACGTATGCCTGATTCATAAAATAGTTATGATTAAAGTTGCTTTCTTGCAGAATGGATGCTACTTTTGCCCTACAACTTCCTTGAAAAAACCGCACCTTTAATCTCCCTCACCTACGGAAACCAGTTAACAATTTAAACTATTCTATATGATTAGAAAGTTACTCTTGTTGCTGGTTGTTACAACAATC
It encodes the following:
- a CDS encoding DUF1003 domain-containing protein; this encodes MDTKDYDQLFSIENEHLSKLHSIVKQTMKDEELIINNLMHPPEENLTAGQSLSDKIARFGGSWMFIILFFVVLISWIVLNSLLPAGETFDPYPFILMNLVLSCIAALQAPIIMMSQNRQEEKDRQRAQNDYLINLKAELEIRSLHQKFDLVIEEQLKTLFEIQQQQLELLKQIHSSTQKQE
- the mgtE gene encoding magnesium transporter encodes the protein MSLELEQEVSLKEQFEALMVREDKLEIQEFLNNQNISDVAELVYEFPDYESQMLANMSVHRAVSVFKILDLPTQKQIIKELPPFKTAELLNELPADDRTSFLEELPSSVVRELIKLLNPEERKITLSLLGYPENSMGRLMTPDYVYIYPHNTVVEVFDTIRKYGKDSETINVLYIINEKGELIDDIRIRDIILAAPDKRVEELIDGRFIALNVFDDQETANEAFKMNNRDALPVVSNTNKLLGIVTIDDVLWVANEEFSEDMQKMGGTAALDEPYIEIPIFKLFQKRVVWLIILFFGELLTISAMQGYQDEIAKVVILATFIPLIISSGGNSGSQTSTLIIQAMALGEISIADWWRIMKREIASGLLLGTSLCIIALTMIFIWSSFSTTFGDHSLRIGLTVGCSLIGIVLWGTLMGSMLPLLLKKFGADPATSSTPFVATLVDVTGLLIYFSMAYLFLNGVLL
- a CDS encoding SET domain-containing protein, with the translated sequence MRLPCLFIAETEQKGRAVFTNEALEAGTLLETAPVIVMTGEERKLIDQTRLHDYIFVWGDDNDQCAMALGWISVYNHSYQSNAEYYMDFETEQMFVKTVWPIAAGEEVTINYNGTWNDETKVWFDVVG
- the gatC gene encoding Asp-tRNA(Asn)/Glu-tRNA(Gln) amidotransferase subunit GatC, whose amino-acid sequence is MEVNHALIDKLSLLARLEIKPDEKDKLRDDLQQMIGFIEKLQELDTTGIEPLMHLTEEINVLRPDEVKGSVSREEALQNAQLKNNSFFMVPKVIKK